A genomic window from Lycium barbarum isolate Lr01 chromosome 4, ASM1917538v2, whole genome shotgun sequence includes:
- the LOC132637173 gene encoding flavonol sulfotransferase-like: MSSSSPPKVSRFSGVYSPENMKEMSLKYKEIISTLPKLDPPHPTYEISQYQGFWLPYPVIETILSMSEYFKAQPSDIYLCSFPKTGTTWLKALTFAIMTRDNFDDSTNPLLTKVPHDCVPFLEIEYPSDPTSLDIELPLLATHIPYTCLPPSIIESNCKIIYICREPKDTFVSWWHYGKKQSETFGLECTITLEQEFNWFHDGKSIYGPYWDHVLEFLKASENRSESVFFLTYEDLKSDTICYVKKLAEFMGKPFSEEEVNRDVIEKIVERCNIKSLSNLEVNKSGFFDVKPWKISNSSYFRKGEVGDWKNLLTKDMAKSIDHITHEKFHPLGLKFPSDNNTKD; encoded by the coding sequence ATGTCTTCATCTTCCCCTCCCAAAGTTAGTCGTTTTTCTGGCGTTTATTCGCCAGAAAATATGAAGGAAATGAGCTTGAAATACAAAGAAATAATATCAACCCTACCTAAATTAGATCCCCCTCATCCTACTTATGAAATATCCCAATACCAAGGTTTCTGGCTCCCTTATCCAGTCATAGAAACAATTTTATCTATGTCTGAATATTTCAAGGCTCAACCATCTGATATCTACCTTTGTAGTTTCCCAAAAACAGGAACTACGTGGCTTAAAGCCTTGACGTTTGCAATTATGACCAGAGATAATTTTGATGATTCAACAAACCCTTTACTTACCAAAGTACCCCATGATTGTGTACCATTTTTGGAAATTGAATATCCCTCCGATCCTACTTCTCTAGACATTGAGTTGCCATTATTGGCCACACATATTCCTTATACTTGCCTACCACCATCTATAATAGAGTCTAATTGCAAGATTATTTACATATGTAGGGAACCAAAAGACACCTTTGTATCTTGGTGGCATTATGGTAAAAAGCAAAGTGAAACATTTGGCCTAGAGTGTACCATTACACTTGAACAAGAATTCAATTGGTTTCATGATGGAAAATCCATCTATGGACCTTATTGGGACCATGTTTTGGAATTCCTTAAAGCTAGTGAAAATAGATCGGAGAGTGTGTTTTTCTTAACGTACGAGGATTTGAAGAGTGACACGATATGCTATGTGAAGAAATTGGCAGAGTTCATGGGGAAGCCATTCTCCGAGGAGGAAGTGAATCGAGATGTGATTGAAAAAATAGTGGAACGTTGTAATATCAAAAGTTTGAGCAATTTAGAGGTTAATAAGAGCGGGTTTTTTGACGTAAAGCCTTGGAAAATTAGTAATAGTTCCTATTTTCGTAAAGGAGAAGTTGGAGATTGGAAGAATCTTTTAACTAAGGATATGGCAAAATCAATTGATCATATAACACACGAAAAGTTTCATCCCTTGGGCTTGAAATTCCCTAGTGACAACAATACAAAGGATTAA
- the LOC132638206 gene encoding uncharacterized protein LOC132638206, translated as MQVWLYECCSKVPSTIAVKTGNLIPRILNWRTTEGKPEFKRLMDGMFRDDKNPSCRFEEVVPTPHELKTLKLPPVAHDIRDVKHGVDGIHGTDLVDDDYDDFITTPPHLSSGKQQQRSANSDSPRGKKRTQFPVSVPPSRKQPSRKPDAPTAPRTDEFKLIREEIRIFKKEVFDCMDNNFKKLLDAIKGNQTPHKVGDTMFQADLHSDGGISQGNQSGGAVKLSTKEN; from the exons ATGCAAGTATGGTTGTATGAATGTTGCTCAAAAGTCCCGTCCACCATTGCAGTTAAGACGGGGAATTTAATTCCTAGAATTTTGAACTGGCGGACTACGGAAGGAAAACCAGAATTCAAGAGATTGATGGATGGCATGTTCAGAGACGACAAAAACCCG tcctgtagatttgaggaagttgtgCCAACACCCCATGAGTTGAAAACTCTTAAATTGCCTCCTGTTGCACATGACATACGAGACGTCAAACATGGAGTTGATGGTATACATGGTACTGATTTGGTAGACGATGATTACGATGATTTTATTACCACACCACCGCATTTGTCTAGTGGCAAACAGCAACAAAGGAGTGCCAATTCTGATTCCCCGCGAGGCAAGAAACGGACACAGTTTCCAGTTTCTGTTCCTCCTTCCAGGAAACAACCATCACGGAAACCAGATGCACCTACAGCACCCCGAACAGATGAGTTTAAACTGATAAGGGAAGAgattcggattttcaagaaagaa GTGTTTGACTGCATGGATAACAACTTCAAAAAGTTGTTAGATGCAATAAAGGGCAATCAAACACCACATAAG GTCGGAGACACAATGTTTCAAGCTGACTTACATAGTGATGGTGGGATTTCTCAAGGCAATCAAAGTGGCGGTGCAGTAAAGCTTTCAACCAAAGAGAATTAA